One window of Mediterraneibacter gnavus ATCC 29149 genomic DNA carries:
- the der gene encoding ribosome biogenesis GTPase Der has translation MSKPVVAIVGRPNVGKSTLFNTLAGERISIVKDTPGVTRDRIYADVSWLDKEFTMIDTGGIEPDSSDIILSQMREQAQIAIDTADVIVFITDVRQGLVDADSKVADMLRRSKKPVVLVVNKVDNFDKFMPDVYEFYNLGIGDPVPISAASRLGIGDMLDEVVSHFPEGAGETEEDERPKIAIVGKPNVGKSSIVNKLLGENRVIVSDIAGTTRDAIDTAIKHEDREYIFIDTAGLRRKNKIKEELERFSIIRTVTAVERADVVLMVIDATEGVTEQDAKIAGIAHERGKGVIIVVNKWDAIEKNDKTMKQYENDIRTTLAYMPYAEIMYVSAKTGQRLNKLYDMIDMVIDSQTLRIQTGVLNEIMMEAVAMQQPPSDKGKRLKLYYITQVSVKPPTFVIFVNDKELMHFSYTRYLENKIREAFGFRGTSLKFFIRERKEKDQ, from the coding sequence ATGAGTAAACCAGTAGTAGCGATTGTAGGAAGACCGAATGTGGGAAAGTCTACACTGTTTAATACATTAGCCGGGGAGCGGATTTCGATCGTAAAAGACACTCCGGGTGTAACAAGAGACCGTATTTATGCGGATGTATCATGGTTGGACAAAGAATTTACGATGATCGATACCGGCGGAATTGAGCCGGACAGCAGCGATATCATTCTTTCGCAGATGAGAGAGCAGGCGCAGATTGCCATTGATACGGCAGATGTCATTGTGTTTATTACCGATGTGCGTCAGGGGCTTGTGGATGCAGATTCCAAAGTGGCAGATATGCTCAGACGTTCTAAAAAACCAGTTGTGCTTGTTGTCAACAAGGTGGATAATTTTGATAAATTTATGCCGGACGTGTATGAGTTCTATAATCTTGGGATCGGGGATCCGGTTCCGATCTCTGCGGCGTCCAGACTGGGAATCGGTGATATGCTGGATGAAGTGGTTTCGCATTTTCCGGAAGGAGCAGGAGAGACCGAAGAGGACGAGCGTCCGAAGATCGCCATTGTCGGAAAGCCGAATGTGGGAAAATCTTCGATCGTCAATAAGCTTCTCGGAGAAAATCGTGTGATCGTATCAGATATCGCGGGCACCACAAGAGATGCCATTGATACGGCAATCAAACACGAGGACAGAGAATATATTTTTATCGATACCGCGGGACTGCGAAGAAAAAATAAGATCAAGGAAGAGCTGGAGAGATTCAGTATCATTCGTACTGTAACGGCAGTAGAGAGAGCGGATGTGGTGCTGATGGTGATCGATGCCACAGAAGGGGTTACAGAGCAGGATGCCAAGATTGCCGGGATCGCACATGAGCGCGGAAAGGGTGTGATCATCGTTGTAAACAAATGGGATGCCATTGAGAAGAATGACAAGACCATGAAACAATATGAAAATGATATCCGGACGACACTTGCGTATATGCCATACGCAGAGATCATGTATGTTTCTGCAAAAACAGGACAGCGTCTGAATAAACTGTATGATATGATCGATATGGTCATTGACAGCCAGACACTTCGGATTCAGACCGGTGTGCTCAATGAGATTATGATGGAGGCCGTTGCCATGCAGCAGCCGCCGTCAGACAAGGGAAAACGTCTGAAGCTTTACTATATCACCCAGGTATCGGTAAAACCACCGACCTTTGTAATCTTTGTAAATGACAAAGAACTGATGCATTTTTCTTATACCCGTTATCTGGAAAACAAGATCCGGGAAGCGTTCGGGTTCAGGGGAACGTCTCTGAAATTCTTTATCCGGGAGAGAAAGGAAAAGGATCAGTAG
- the plsY gene encoding glycerol-3-phosphate 1-O-acyltransferase PlsY, with protein sequence MERIICLIIGYAFGLFQTGYFVGKLNHVDIRKTGSGNSGSTNALRVLGVKAGLMTFAGDVLKCVLPILLVRQIFSGSDCLPLLAMYTGAGATLGHNYPFYLKFKGGKGIAVLAGLVLSTKLWMVPIPLAAFIFVVAVTRYVSAGSLLVTIIFLAEVICFGQMGGFAMAQPYVYELYLVTFLLMALAWWRHRANIKRLLNGTENKIGFSKK encoded by the coding sequence ATGGAACGAATTATCTGTCTTATCATAGGATATGCGTTCGGTCTGTTTCAGACCGGATATTTTGTGGGGAAACTCAATCATGTGGACATCAGAAAAACAGGAAGCGGAAACTCGGGTTCTACGAATGCACTGCGTGTGCTTGGAGTAAAAGCCGGACTGATGACGTTTGCGGGAGATGTTTTAAAATGTGTCCTGCCAATTCTTCTGGTGCGCCAGATCTTCAGTGGCAGCGATTGTCTGCCGCTGCTTGCGATGTATACAGGAGCAGGTGCCACACTTGGACATAATTATCCGTTTTATCTGAAATTTAAAGGCGGAAAAGGGATTGCGGTTCTGGCCGGGCTTGTGCTTTCCACCAAGCTCTGGATGGTCCCGATCCCACTTGCTGCATTTATTTTTGTGGTGGCAGTCACCCGCTATGTTTCCGCAGGGTCACTTCTGGTAACAATTATTTTTCTTGCAGAGGTGATATGTTTCGGGCAGATGGGGGGATTTGCGATGGCGCAGCCTTATGTGTACGAATTATATCTGGTGACGTTTTTACTGATGGCACTGGCATGGTGGAGGCATCGTGCAAATATAAAGAGACTGTTGAATGGAACAGAGAACAAAATCGGGTTTTCTAAAAAATAG
- a CDS encoding NAD(P)H-dependent glycerol-3-phosphate dehydrogenase — MANIGVLGAGSWGTALSVLLHDNGNQATIWSIDPAEIEMLSKEREHKTKLPGVHISEEIQITGEIQEAILGKDFLVLAVPSPFTRATAKKMSPYVAEGQIIVDVAKGIEETTLMTLSGQIKEEIPQADVAVLSGPSHAEEVGRKLPTTCVIGATTRKTAEYLQSAFMSKVFRVYTSPDILGIELGGSLKNVIALAAGIADGLGYGDNTKAALITRGIAEIARLGVKMGGKLETFTGLTGIGDLIVTCASVHSRNRRAGYLMGQGKTMQEAMDEVQMVVEGVYSAKAARKLAEKYEVSMPIVEQINEVLFENKSAAQAVDELMLRESKSEHSVLPWPDETV, encoded by the coding sequence ATGGCAAATATAGGTGTGTTGGGAGCGGGAAGCTGGGGAACGGCACTCTCCGTCCTGCTGCATGATAACGGAAATCAGGCAACGATCTGGTCGATCGATCCCGCCGAGATAGAGATGCTGTCAAAAGAAAGAGAGCATAAGACAAAGCTGCCGGGGGTGCACATCTCCGAGGAAATTCAGATTACCGGAGAGATACAAGAGGCAATCCTGGGAAAAGACTTTCTTGTCTTGGCAGTTCCGTCTCCGTTTACAAGAGCGACTGCGAAAAAGATGAGTCCATATGTGGCAGAAGGGCAAATAATCGTGGATGTGGCAAAAGGGATCGAAGAGACCACATTGATGACACTTTCCGGGCAGATCAAAGAAGAGATTCCGCAGGCGGATGTAGCAGTTCTTTCCGGACCGAGCCACGCGGAAGAGGTCGGAAGAAAGCTGCCGACAACCTGTGTGATCGGTGCGACGACAAGAAAGACGGCTGAGTACCTGCAGTCTGCATTTATGAGTAAGGTGTTCCGTGTCTATACAAGTCCGGATATTCTGGGGATTGAGCTGGGAGGATCATTGAAAAACGTGATCGCTCTGGCAGCGGGAATTGCAGACGGACTTGGTTATGGAGATAACACAAAAGCTGCGCTGATCACTCGAGGAATTGCGGAAATTGCGCGTTTGGGCGTAAAAATGGGCGGAAAGCTCGAGACATTTACCGGGCTGACCGGAATCGGAGATCTGATCGTGACCTGCGCAAGTGTACACAGCCGAAACCGCAGAGCCGGATATCTTATGGGACAGGGGAAGACTATGCAGGAGGCCATGGATGAAGTACAGATGGTAGTCGAAGGTGTGTATTCTGCAAAGGCAGCCAGAAAGCTGGCAGAGAAATATGAGGTGTCCATGCCGATTGTGGAGCAGATCAATGAAGTACTGTTTGAAAACAAGAGTGCTGCACAGGCAGTGGATGAACTGATGCTTCGAGAATCAAAAAGTGAGCATTCCGTGCTGCCGTGGCCGGATGAGACAGTATAG